A genome region from Macaca fascicularis isolate 582-1 chromosome 3, T2T-MFA8v1.1 includes the following:
- the ACTL6B gene encoding actin-like protein 6B isoform X2 — MSPLKNGMIEDWECFRAILDHTYSKHVKSEPNLHPVLMSEAPWNTRAKREKLTELMFEQYNIPAFFLCKTAVLTAFANGRSTGLVLDSGATHTTAIPVHDGYVLQQGIVKSPLAGDFISMQCRELFQEMAIDIIPPYMIAAKEPVREGAPPNWKKKEKLPQVSKSWHNYMCNEVIQDFQASVLQVSDSPYDEQVAAQMPTVHYEMPNGYNTDYGAERLRIPEGLFDPSNVKGLSGNTMLGVGHVVTTSIGMCDIDIRPGLYGSVIVTGGNTLLQGFTDRLNRELSQKTPPSMRLKLIASNSTMERKFSPWIGGSILASLGTFQQMWISKQEYEEGGKQCVERKCP, encoded by the exons ATGTCGCCCCTCAAGAATGGCATGA TCGAGGACTGGGAGTGCTTCCGAGCCATCCTGGATCATACCTACAGCAAACACGTCAAGTCTGAGCCAAACTTGCACCCCGTGCTCATGTCCGAGGCCCCG TGGAACACACGGGCCAAGCGGGAGAAGCTGACAGAGCTGATGTTCGAGCAGTACaacattcctgccttcttcttATGCAAGACGGCCGTGCTCACCGC CTTTGCAAACGGGCGGTCCACGGGCCTTGTGCTGGACAGTGGGGCCACCCACACCACGGCCATTCCAGTACATGACGGCTACGTCCTGCAGCAAG GCATCGTCAAGTCCCCTCTGGCAGGGGACTTCATCTCCATGCAGTGCCGGGAGCTGTTCCAGGAGATGGCCATTGACATCATCCCACCTTACATGATCGCAGCCAAG GAGCCTGTCCGGGAGGGCGCCCCCCCAAActggaagaagaaggagaagctcCCCCAGGTCTCCAAGTCCTGGCATAACTACATGTGTAAT GAGGTGATCCAGGACTTCCAGGCCTCCGTGCTGCAGGTCTCAGACTCCCCCTACGATGAACA GGTGGCTGCACAAATGCCCACAGTGCACTACGAGATGCCCAATGGCTACAACACAGACTATGGCGCCGAGCGACTCCGCATCCCCGAGGGCCTCTTTGATCCCTCGAACGTCAAG GGCCTGTCGGGGAATACCATGTTGGGTGTGGGCCACGTGGTGACCACCAGCATCGGCATGTGTGACATTGACATTCGCCCG GGCCTGTATGGGAGTGTCATTGTCACTGGCGGGAACACACTGCTGCAGGGCTTCACTGACAGGCTCAATCGAGAGCTTTCCCAGAAGACCCCACCG AGCATGCGACTGAAACTCATTGCCAGCAACAGCACCATGGAGCGCAAGTTCAGCCCCTGGATTGGGGGTTCCATCCTGGCCTCACTG GGCACTTTCCAGCAGATGTGGATCTCCAAGCAGGAATATGAGGAGGGCGGGAAGCAGTGCGTGGAGCGAAAGTGTCCCTGA
- the ACTL6B gene encoding actin-like protein 6B isoform X1: MSGGVYGGDEVGALVFDIGSFSVRAGYAGEDCPKADFPTTVGLLAAEEGGGLELEGDKEKKGKIFHIDTNALHVPRDGAEVMSPLKNGMIEDWECFRAILDHTYSKHVKSEPNLHPVLMSEAPWNTRAKREKLTELMFEQYNIPAFFLCKTAVLTAFANGRSTGLVLDSGATHTTAIPVHDGYVLQQGIVKSPLAGDFISMQCRELFQEMAIDIIPPYMIAAKEPVREGAPPNWKKKEKLPQVSKSWHNYMCNEVIQDFQASVLQVSDSPYDEQVAAQMPTVHYEMPNGYNTDYGAERLRIPEGLFDPSNVKGLSGNTMLGVGHVVTTSIGMCDIDIRPGLYGSVIVTGGNTLLQGFTDRLNRELSQKTPPSMRLKLIASNSTMERKFSPWIGGSILASLGTFQQMWISKQEYEEGGKQCVERKCP, encoded by the exons ATGAGCGGGGGCGTCTACGGCGGAG ATGAGGTGGGGGCGCTGGTCTTTGACATTGGCTCCTTCTCAGTCCGCGCTGGGTACGCTGGGGAGGACTGTCCCAAG GCTGATTTCCCCACCACGGTGGGGCTGCTGGCCGCGGAGGAGGGGGGCGGGCTGGAGCTGGAGGgggacaaagagaagaaagggaagatcTTCCACATCGACACCAATGCCCTGCACGTGCCTCGGGATGGAGCGGAGGTCATGTCGCCCCTCAAGAATGGCATGA TCGAGGACTGGGAGTGCTTCCGAGCCATCCTGGATCATACCTACAGCAAACACGTCAAGTCTGAGCCAAACTTGCACCCCGTGCTCATGTCCGAGGCCCCG TGGAACACACGGGCCAAGCGGGAGAAGCTGACAGAGCTGATGTTCGAGCAGTACaacattcctgccttcttcttATGCAAGACGGCCGTGCTCACCGC CTTTGCAAACGGGCGGTCCACGGGCCTTGTGCTGGACAGTGGGGCCACCCACACCACGGCCATTCCAGTACATGACGGCTACGTCCTGCAGCAAG GCATCGTCAAGTCCCCTCTGGCAGGGGACTTCATCTCCATGCAGTGCCGGGAGCTGTTCCAGGAGATGGCCATTGACATCATCCCACCTTACATGATCGCAGCCAAG GAGCCTGTCCGGGAGGGCGCCCCCCCAAActggaagaagaaggagaagctcCCCCAGGTCTCCAAGTCCTGGCATAACTACATGTGTAAT GAGGTGATCCAGGACTTCCAGGCCTCCGTGCTGCAGGTCTCAGACTCCCCCTACGATGAACA GGTGGCTGCACAAATGCCCACAGTGCACTACGAGATGCCCAATGGCTACAACACAGACTATGGCGCCGAGCGACTCCGCATCCCCGAGGGCCTCTTTGATCCCTCGAACGTCAAG GGCCTGTCGGGGAATACCATGTTGGGTGTGGGCCACGTGGTGACCACCAGCATCGGCATGTGTGACATTGACATTCGCCCG GGCCTGTATGGGAGTGTCATTGTCACTGGCGGGAACACACTGCTGCAGGGCTTCACTGACAGGCTCAATCGAGAGCTTTCCCAGAAGACCCCACCG AGCATGCGACTGAAACTCATTGCCAGCAACAGCACCATGGAGCGCAAGTTCAGCCCCTGGATTGGGGGTTCCATCCTGGCCTCACTG GGCACTTTCCAGCAGATGTGGATCTCCAAGCAGGAATATGAGGAGGGCGGGAAGCAGTGCGTGGAGCGAAAGTGTCCCTGA